A section of the Flavobacteriales bacterium genome encodes:
- a CDS encoding MBL fold metallo-hydrolase, protein MRHAHLPAALLLLALVPLHTCAQRVNATFIGNCAFRIGLEDWTLFTDFPYQPGYSGYDTYEMPADIAGVRGTALITHGHLDHFDSSRFATTRLDLIAPFLSEGEQAEALSALEARGIYVYPQATAHAEMPHASYIVSIRGRRLYIAGDTEDPAHLLASRDLAVAFVTPWLLRTVHAQGKRIDARAVVVMHHEADMVDSLELPTPCDGCRFIIPRQGEVIELFR, encoded by the coding sequence ATGCGCCACGCACATCTCCCCGCCGCCCTCCTCCTGCTGGCCCTGGTGCCGCTGCACACCTGCGCACAGCGTGTGAACGCCACCTTCATCGGCAACTGCGCCTTCCGGATCGGGCTCGAGGACTGGACGCTCTTCACCGACTTCCCGTACCAGCCCGGCTACTCGGGCTATGACACGTACGAGATGCCCGCCGACATCGCCGGCGTCCGGGGCACGGCCCTGATCACGCACGGGCACCTCGACCACTTCGACAGCAGCCGCTTCGCCACGACACGCCTGGACCTGATCGCGCCCTTCCTTTCCGAAGGCGAGCAGGCCGAAGCCCTGTCCGCACTCGAAGCCCGGGGCATCTACGTCTACCCGCAAGCCACAGCACATGCGGAGATGCCCCATGCGTCGTACATCGTCAGCATCCGGGGTCGCCGTCTCTACATCGCAGGCGATACCGAGGACCCCGCGCACCTGCTGGCCTCCCGCGACCTGGCGGTGGCCTTCGTCACGCCCTGGCTGCTGCGCACCGTGCACGCTCAAGGCAAACGCATCGATGCGCGGGCCGTGGTGGTGATGCACCACGAGGCCGACATGGTGGACAGCCTGGAGCTGCCCACCCCGTGCGATGGGTGCCGCTTCATCATCCCACGTCAGGGCGAGGTGATCGAGCTGTTCCGCTGA
- a CDS encoding OsmC family protein: MPINRKATATWSGTGKEGSGHVTTTSGALSSTPHSFLTRFVSEDGRAGTNPEELVAAAHASCFTMKLSFVLNAAGFTADRLDCTATVTMDKVGDGMGVVGIHLDLTASVPGIDAERFQACAEDAKANCPISQLLRSVPITLSASLA; the protein is encoded by the coding sequence ATGCCCATCAACCGAAAAGCCACCGCCACCTGGAGCGGCACCGGCAAGGAAGGCTCAGGCCATGTCACCACGACGAGCGGCGCGCTCAGCAGCACCCCGCACTCGTTCCTCACCCGCTTCGTGAGCGAGGACGGTCGCGCCGGCACCAACCCCGAGGAGCTCGTCGCCGCCGCACATGCCAGCTGCTTCACCATGAAGCTGAGCTTCGTGCTCAACGCGGCCGGCTTCACCGCCGACCGGCTCGATTGCACCGCCACCGTGACCATGGACAAGGTGGGCGACGGCATGGGCGTGGTGGGCATCCACCTCGACCTCACCGCCAGCGTACCCGGCATCGATGCGGAGCGTTTCCAGGCCTGCGCCGAGGATGCCAAGGCCAACTGCCCCATCAGCCAGCTGTTGCGCAGCGTGCCCATCACCCTGAGCGCATCGCTTGCCTGA
- a CDS encoding DUF4139 domain-containing protein: MRTLLLSLLTVSTLLRAAEGERPVTSRISAAKVFLSGAQVSRSASVTVPVGRTTLVFSGLSQELDPMSIQVTGKGGYTILSVNHRINYLTESPKKKEIEELKERITKLEHDWAVENGLQQVWVNEEQLLLKNSAVGGQQNGLTAAQLQAVNDYVRERMKAMKAGWLAQEEKKKAIHEEAEKLRQQLGTLQAQAPRPTSEVVVELDSPAEVAASFTLGYFVRSAGWTPAYDLRARAVGQPIELLMKAQVVNNTGEDWTKVDLGLSSGNPTQGGVMPELQAWVLDQPVILETIAIRGARTRSEAYREAPPAAMGDVTMQREDMDAIATVNNTVVYRTTTVEFTIDAPFSVPSDGQAHTVGVRTHSIPATYQHYCTPKLDPDAFLYARTTGWEDLNLLPGQANVFFEGTFVGQSHLDLSRPQDTLAISLGRDKGVVVERVRRKGTDDKAVIGGRRTVTRGWDITVRNTKSTAVDLELRDQYPLSPRSEVEVKLEDAGGASVNEQTGRLSWRLSLEPKATRKLSFVYTVKHPKDQPVVLE, encoded by the coding sequence ATGCGCACCCTCCTTCTCTCCCTGCTCACCGTGTCCACCCTGCTCCGGGCCGCGGAGGGCGAACGCCCCGTCACCAGTCGCATCAGCGCCGCCAAGGTGTTCCTGAGCGGCGCACAGGTGAGCCGGTCCGCATCGGTCACCGTGCCGGTCGGTCGCACCACGCTGGTGTTCAGCGGTCTCAGCCAGGAGCTGGATCCCATGAGCATCCAGGTGACCGGAAAGGGCGGCTACACGATCCTCAGCGTCAACCATCGGATCAACTACCTGACGGAAAGCCCGAAAAAGAAGGAGATCGAGGAGCTCAAGGAGCGGATCACGAAGCTCGAGCACGACTGGGCCGTCGAGAACGGGCTGCAGCAGGTGTGGGTGAACGAGGAGCAGCTGTTGCTGAAGAACAGCGCGGTGGGCGGGCAGCAGAACGGGCTGACCGCCGCGCAACTGCAGGCGGTGAACGACTACGTACGCGAGCGGATGAAGGCCATGAAGGCCGGCTGGCTGGCGCAGGAGGAGAAGAAGAAGGCCATCCACGAGGAGGCCGAGAAACTGCGGCAGCAGTTGGGCACCCTGCAGGCCCAGGCGCCGCGCCCCACCAGCGAGGTGGTGGTGGAGCTCGACAGCCCTGCGGAAGTGGCCGCCAGCTTCACCCTGGGCTACTTCGTGCGCAGCGCAGGTTGGACGCCGGCGTACGATCTGCGGGCCAGGGCGGTGGGGCAGCCGATCGAACTGCTGATGAAGGCCCAGGTGGTGAACAACACCGGCGAGGACTGGACGAAGGTGGACCTGGGCCTGAGCAGCGGCAACCCCACGCAGGGCGGGGTGATGCCCGAGCTGCAGGCCTGGGTGCTGGACCAGCCGGTGATTTTGGAGACGATCGCCATCCGCGGCGCACGGACCAGGAGCGAGGCCTACCGCGAAGCCCCACCGGCCGCCATGGGCGATGTGACGATGCAGCGGGAGGACATGGACGCGATCGCGACGGTCAACAACACCGTGGTGTACCGCACCACCACCGTGGAGTTCACCATCGACGCACCGTTCAGCGTGCCCAGCGACGGGCAGGCGCACACCGTCGGCGTGCGCACGCACAGCATCCCGGCCACCTACCAGCACTATTGCACGCCGAAGCTGGACCCCGACGCCTTCCTCTATGCCCGCACCACCGGATGGGAGGACCTGAACCTGCTGCCGGGCCAGGCGAACGTGTTCTTCGAGGGCACCTTCGTGGGCCAGAGCCATCTGGACCTGAGCCGGCCGCAGGACACCTTGGCCATCAGCCTGGGCCGCGACAAGGGCGTCGTGGTGGAACGGGTGCGCCGCAAGGGCACCGATGACAAAGCGGTGATCGGTGGCCGTCGCACGGTGACGCGGGGGTGGGATATCACGGTACGCAACACCAAATCCACTGCTGTGGACCTTGAACTTCGCGACCAGTATCCGCTGAGCCCGCGGAGCGAAGTGGAGGTGAAGCTCGAGGACGCCGGTGGTGCCTCGGTGAACGAACAGACCGGCCGGCTCAGCTGGCGCCTCAGCCTGGAGCCCAAGGCCACGCGCAAATTGAGCTTCGTGTACACGGTGAAGCACCCCAAGGACCAGCCCGTGGTGCTGGAGTAG
- a CDS encoding class A beta-lactamase-related serine hydrolase, translating to MRPIILFLALTALPACQAPHRTDDPAGFLRRHVETGLCNPVFIEGDSLWTIEERMKHYGVHGVSIAVIDSFKIAWAKSYGVMDTATKLPVTDSTLFQAASISKPVFAMAALKLVEQGVLQLDADVNTQLSSWKVPENEFTATEKVTLKRLLGHVAGTTVHGFQGYRQGAPLPTLVNILNGEAPANSPPVVVDQVPGRAWRYSGGGYCVASQLILDAKGGTIPQHMHELVLKPLGMTRSTYEQPIPSTMVHNAASGYVPNGSMAVGKWHVYPEISPDGLWTTATDLARFVIDMQRTLATDSGKVLTRATAEQMVEPFVEPHGGVGFSLINKRGERYFEHGGWNEGFCGEIIGHASSGKGVVILINANRPAFMYEVVRSVMRAYDWPGIVPSRKQVPMDAAAMRTLTGRYKDGSDNRVTIAVRDGDLYREPLREPATELVHIGEGVFVSRTDERRLRFMPDSAGRMTLRVSQGDPDELIVAMPRMQDDELVPFEHVQRGDRDAALKAYTVLLAADPNDEAVNEQRLNATGYELMNSGKAQQARDLFFINMKLYPKSSNVYDSYAEACLMLGDKREALIHYKRAAQMDPNNANAASIVEELEREGIKAE from the coding sequence ATGCGACCCATCATCCTGTTCCTTGCGCTCACCGCACTACCGGCCTGCCAGGCGCCACACCGCACGGACGACCCCGCCGGGTTCCTTCGGCGCCACGTGGAGACCGGGCTGTGCAACCCCGTGTTCATCGAGGGCGACAGCCTGTGGACCATCGAGGAACGCATGAAGCACTACGGTGTGCACGGCGTCAGCATCGCGGTGATCGACAGCTTCAAGATCGCCTGGGCGAAGAGCTACGGGGTGATGGACACCGCCACGAAGCTGCCGGTCACGGACAGCACCTTGTTCCAGGCCGCCTCCATCAGCAAGCCCGTGTTCGCCATGGCCGCGTTGAAGCTGGTGGAACAAGGCGTGCTGCAGCTTGATGCCGATGTGAACACCCAGCTCAGCTCGTGGAAAGTACCGGAGAACGAATTCACCGCCACGGAGAAGGTGACCTTGAAGCGCCTGCTGGGTCACGTGGCAGGCACCACCGTGCATGGCTTCCAAGGCTATCGGCAGGGCGCTCCCTTGCCCACGCTTGTCAACATCCTCAATGGCGAAGCTCCCGCCAACTCGCCCCCTGTGGTCGTGGATCAGGTACCTGGAAGGGCATGGAGGTATTCAGGCGGCGGCTATTGCGTGGCCTCGCAGCTGATCCTGGATGCGAAAGGCGGCACCATCCCACAGCACATGCACGAGCTGGTGCTGAAGCCGCTGGGCATGACGCGAAGCACCTACGAACAACCCATTCCTTCGACCATGGTGCACAACGCCGCCAGCGGCTACGTGCCCAACGGCTCCATGGCAGTGGGCAAGTGGCACGTGTATCCCGAGATCTCGCCCGATGGCCTGTGGACCACCGCGACGGACCTCGCGCGGTTCGTCATCGATATGCAGAGAACCCTGGCGACGGACAGCGGCAAGGTGCTCACACGCGCTACTGCCGAGCAGATGGTGGAGCCCTTCGTGGAACCGCACGGCGGCGTGGGATTCTCGCTCATCAACAAACGCGGCGAGCGCTACTTCGAGCACGGCGGCTGGAACGAGGGCTTCTGCGGCGAGATCATCGGCCATGCCTCCAGCGGCAAGGGCGTGGTCATCCTCATCAACGCCAACCGACCGGCCTTCATGTACGAAGTGGTCCGCTCCGTGATGCGCGCATACGACTGGCCGGGCATCGTTCCATCACGAAAGCAAGTGCCGATGGACGCCGCAGCGATGCGGACGCTCACCGGGCGGTACAAGGACGGCAGCGATAACAGGGTCACCATCGCTGTGCGTGACGGCGATCTGTATCGCGAGCCGCTGCGCGAACCCGCGACCGAGCTGGTGCACATCGGGGAAGGGGTGTTCGTCAGCCGCACGGATGAGCGCAGGCTACGCTTCATGCCCGACAGCGCGGGCCGCATGACGCTCCGCGTAAGCCAAGGCGACCCCGATGAGCTGATCGTGGCCATGCCCCGCATGCAGGACGATGAGCTCGTACCGTTCGAGCATGTGCAACGTGGCGATCGCGATGCGGCCCTGAAGGCCTACACCGTGCTCCTGGCCGCGGACCCCAACGACGAAGCCGTGAACGAACAGCGGTTGAACGCGACCGGATACGAGCTGATGAACTCGGGGAAAGCCCAACAGGCGCGCGACCTCTTCTTCATCAACATGAAGCTCTACCCGAAGAGCTCCAACGTGTACGACAGCTACGCCGAGGCCTGCCTGATGCTCGGCGACAAGCGCGAGGCGCTGATCCATTACAAGCGTGCGGCGCAGATGGACCCGAACAACGCGAATGCAGCGAGCATCGTAGAGGAGCTGGAACGCGAAGGGATCAAGGCCGAATAG